The DNA segment GCAATATGCCATTCAGACACATAATCTTGATAGCAATTTTTGTCCCTCTAAATGCAGCTGACACCGATCAGAAGAATTCAATCACCTCAACTTTTCCAAATGGATGTCAGGTCAAAAATTTCTCTGGCTGTTTTTAGATACTTGGAGAGCTTTCATGTCTatacatgatgcattttttgcttctgaaTTCTTTATGCTTCTCTGTTTAGGTAATTGAAAGCAGGCGGTGCTCTTGCTGCACCTTTAACTTAATAATGCTGTGTGTGCATCAAATGTAACTCTATCTTAAACATTGATCAATATGCTTATCCCCTTGTTGATTGATTTATGGCCTTATGGGTTTGCAATAACTTCTCAGTTCCTATCTGTGGTTGCTTAGGCTATTATCAAtgtatttgtgttttttttttttcaacggaTCAAAACTTTATCCTGATTAGAGCATCGAATATTATCCAATGCATATAAATTTTCAAATATGAAGTCGAATTAATAACAGATTAATTACTAAGTCGAATTAAACTCCATCCTTTCTGGTTCATACTGCTACTAAAGGTCTTGCAATGCTTTGAAGAAGTTAAATTTCAACAGTCAATGCATCAATTAATTGAATCACACcatgtttttcttttaatattgttAGAGGGTCAATTTTCTGTATCAAGCACTCACCTCTGGGCAATTAGAGATGGTGGAAATATTGATTCCTCTCATCAATACCAGGAGGCATTTTATCcatcaataaaatatatcattaGATAAAATCCATGATAAAATTGCCACCATGTTTGGATAAATAACTGAAGCTATCTGGTCTAATTGCCTTGTTGCAGTTTCTTGTCAATGTCTAGTATTTTTCAATTAGAAATAGTGGGGTGAAACAATGATCTGGCACATCTAGATCCCTTTGCAGCTATTCACCTGTCATATGTACAAAATAAGACAATATGGCCTCAATGACTTCTTACTGGATGTCTTATCCTATTACTAAACTGTAATTAATATTCCAATTGCATTTGACTAATCTGTAATTGTGTGTCAAACACCTATACTTCAAGAAGACAATGGATGGCCTGCCGGATTACTCCTTTATGACCTGGATGATCGAGGTTTGGGCTAAGAAACAAGATTTCTATTTGTAGAGGTAAGATTATATATCTTGCATTTGTGGAAGCTTTGGTTTGCCCTCTTTTTTACCTATACTTCAAGAAGAGAGAGATCGTAGGGTGGCCAACTCTAGCACATTCCTTCCCATTAGCTTGGGAAGAAATATGGGCATGGAACATGGCtagctttctttctctctctcctattttgtcattgtcaaccctTCTATGATAAGGTCTCCATCCCTCTACTCTTTTCATGAATATCTTTTATTGGTTATATAAAAGAACATTAAAGCTAGTTGGTAGAACCCTTGcgaattctaagcttggggttgatctctttaggggatcggtctccttgaaactctataggggtttcttcttCCAAGTTACTtctcaaaggttgctaaaaagttTCATCtcttgcttattaaaagaggatgaatacatggctatttatagatcttctaaacctcaactcctaataggactcctactcaattatgactcatactcaagactcctacttctaaccaacttctaatgcttctctaagaagcaaactccaaactaatcctatccttagTTGGCCTCTTCAtgatctttaataggggtcggctaggtaggttttacatgattgtcccgatcaatgaaactcaattaggactatcctagctagagtcctaacactagtGCCCAACTTTTTTCCTTGTGCATCTATGACCATATTTTATCATGTCAGTTTCAATTGAGGATTCCATGCTATTGATAATTGAGCTATATCATATCAGTGGCATTGAGATTCATTAATGCCCTTTTAACTCTTAAGATTTTGCTTGCTTCACTTCCATAGAACTTCTCAAACCAAACAACAGAATGAATCCCCAAACAATAGAATCTTCTTGATGACCAGTTATTAATAACTATGTAACTACATATGACAAGGGTGACATGTGCATTCTTGTAAGGATGTTTGTACAGTTCTGAACCTTGTCATCCACTGTGGTGAACTACTTATGTTCTAATACTTCTCTTACTGTTCCTTTAGCCTATGGTCTGGATATGGAGAAAAAATCTAACATAAAAGAACATTTAGAGAACTTATTTAGCCATTGAACTTTTAAGTCTCTTATGTCCAATGGGAGATGGGACTAACCTGAATGAAGCCATCAGACATTCTTCTCATGCTTCTAGATCGAGGTGCTCCATGAATGTCTTTAAAATAGATCAAGAAAGAATATATTTGATgatgtcctttttttttctttctacgatTTGGTGGCCTAACACATTATTCATACAGATCAttactttttttctctttttttctacaGTTGACTTTCAATATTGGTTTTCTATTATGAGATATTGTGTTGTTTCTTTGACCTGGGTTTTCTCGCGAGAATGTTGTTTCAATGCAAAAAAGGAGACTTCACAGCAAAATTTTCGATTTGAATTCTCTGCATTTTGAGCTCATTATAAATGCTGGCACCACTACTTTGGTCCTAGCCAGTCCATTCTAGGCCCATTCTTATTTTTAGGGGGTGCTTTAAATTCATGACTGGATTGGCAAATTGTTTGAGTAGACTGGtagaataatataaaattttgctctcCTTATTAATACGTTCTGAATATCACCTGAATTGCTCATTGCATTACAGACATTGATCGAGGAGGTCTGTGACCTAACAGATATCGCAGAGCTCAAAATGAAGGTATGTTTGGCATCTAATCAATCTAACATAACGCTGACTTTAGCACTTCATAATAAATCCTGATTAATGATCAGCACTATGGGACAAACATCTTTGAGCTATAATCTAATTTGGTTACTGGAAGATATTGCACCTGATATTTTTACTCTTTTAGAGCCTTACTGATGTTGTTACATGCTTCTAGACATGCTACATTTCTAACATCATTTTCCGATTCCTCTTAGATTGAGAAGTCAATACTATAACTTTTAATATACATACTTCCGTATTAGGGGCTTGGGGCTATATGTGAAAAACAGTCCCATGAATCTTGATAATCACAAATTTTTAAGAGTAAAGCAAATTCAAAGACCCAGCAATTTTTGTGTACAGCATCCTAATGTACATAGCTTGCTTGGATATATGTGAAAAGACATAGGTACCTTCTTCTTCATAGTGATAATCACTAATGTTGAATGTTTTGTTTTCCAGTAGAAATTGAGGAAAATTCGAAGTTGTTCTTCTTTCTCACTCATATTTGTTTTTCCTAAGCAAATTGCATTAGATATTTAGACTTACTGTACGTGTAATTCATGCTCCTCTAGGTTGTGTTTAAAATGGTAGTTTGTATGGCAGACCCTGCActtatgatcttttttttttttaaattttcaactCGCCTGAATTAGCTGCGAGTTTCTAGGTTCTACACACTTGCTGTGTTGCTAACAGTATATTTCTTGTGATGAACCTGTGATTGATCAAGCATGTAATGCCAGACATCGATGATGGCTATGAGAAATAGTAACTTTTTATAATGGTCCCTATATTTCGTTATAATTTCAGGGGTTGAGAATggtcaaccttttttttttctcttctgaaACTTGGGTTTAAAGTTTAAACGACAAGTTAGAAGCCCTGTTGCTCTTATTTGCATCCTCTGTGTAGATTCTATTGTGACAGTTCTCAGTTGCCTTACCGTTAGCCATTACTAAGACAGTAGTTtccttgtttgtgtgtgtgtctctctctcccTCCAACAACTTTTTTAGTTTGATATGAGTTGCTTCTTCTCGGTGTTGCATTTGATGGTTCTCCTTGGACATGCGCCTACCTAAAAATTTTTAATCTTTCTCAATTGGTGCTTCATCAAAGTCAATTATTTCTCACTGTATCTTGTAAGATCACTTATACATCCCAACAGCTAAACCTCTGAGGAAATGGTTTTTTTATGTCCTATCCACCCATGATTTTGACATCCAAGTATAATAATCTGAATTGGAAGTTGGAACTAAAGATAACACTCAGTTAGCCATTAGCTTGGGATCCTTTATTATTGCTATGGAATTTTCTTCAGGTTGGTGATTTCGAAATGTTCCTGAAAAGAGATGTAGGAATCTCAAATGCCCCAAATTCAGTTTCAGCTCCTATTGAGTCACCAATTACAGCACCACCAATTCCAAGCAAGCCAATGGTGGAAGCAGTTCCTTCTTCCCCTCCTGTTCTGGAGCAGAAGTCTCCTGCAACTGCTTCCAGTCCATTTACCTATGTTTCTGCGGCAAAGACATCAAAGTTGGCAGCTTTAGAAGCTTCTGGACTGAATGCATATGCTCTAGTATCATCATCTACGGTGTGCATGACTTAAATGGGATAGTCTTTTTCCACTTTATGTAGTAAtactctgatttttttttttaaatgtttgcTGTACCCCCTTTAGGTTGGTTCATTTCAAAGTGGAAGATCGTTGAAAGGGGAAAGACAGCCTCCTATCTGTAAAGAGGTTTTGTGATAAGGATATTTGATGACTTGTAATTTTATACAAACATATGCTTGAATTTATTTCTGAAGAATTGCTTGTATTTAATGATCTTGTGATTCATAAATGATAGGGTGACATCATCAAAGAAGGGCAAATTATTGGCTTCTTGGATCAATTTGGAAATGAACTTCCCATTAGAGTGAGTTTTCTTTAATTCCCTGTCTGTTATACTTTTAGTTGAATTGCTCTCCATAAATAATGGCATCAGTATGATACTATTTAAAAGCATGGTTCACCGTCCCAGTCCATACCGGTTTACCAACCGGTCGTCGATATGGGGTACGTATCGAACCATACCAATGTACCAACACACGAAACGATGGGACATATTGACAAGCCGATATGTACCACTCATACTGATCtcttgtcggaccggtatgtattgCCTAGTATGGGAAGTATGCCGCGATATGACGAACCATGCTTAAGAGACTAATGTATTCAAACAACTTCACAAGACTAAATGACACTTGTCTTTTTGTGCAGTCAGATGTAGCTGGAGAAGTAATAAAGATCCTCTGTGAGAATGGAGGTAATGTCGAAGTCCATATTTAATTATTGCATTTATAGTACATCTTATCTTTTGGAATATGATTGTGCCTGCTGTATCCAAGTTGTTTGTATCTGCTAAGATTAAAATGGGAAAGCCCATGAGAGCTCATATTCTCAATATGAATATAAATTACAACCACCCTCTTTATCTTCCGACTGCTTCACTTCCACCTTACAAATCAACCAGCAGCTTTTCTGGCCTTCATGGAGCCAGACACCACCAACTTCCTTACTCACCAAAGTGATTGATATTTATTGTTAATTAGTTCATGCATTGTTTCTTCTTCTATATTTGAAACTTCCTTTCACAGCTTCGGTAATAAATTGACTTGAATAGCCGAGGAACTCATTGATCCAAAGAACTGCTCCTCTTCCATTGGTTGCAGATTTTGTTATTCTCTGTGCAATAGTCAATCAAATATGCCTCAATAGTTCTCCTTTTCTTATATATCTGAACTTGGTTACAATGGTTTTTGTGTATATATCAAATTTCTCTTCTCTTACTGCTCTTGAAGCAACAATGGGAGGGAAACCAACATCATTTTACTCTCCTGAAcccatttctctcctttcttctttcttccatcGCTCTCTAGTCTATCATGTTCGTGCATATGGTATGCATCTTCCTGTTTTGGATAACGTGGTACATGGGTCATGCTTACTAGAAGCTAGGTATCGACGTCTAGCGTTTGCCAAAGATGGTTAACTGTAACCCTGTGGTTTTGTGTAAGATGTGGATTTTCCTTGAGCTCCATGATCATGCTTAAGCCCATGGTCATTGGTTGCAACCGAAGCATGTAATAGCTTTTCCGTTACAATTGAAAAATATGGACCTCAACCACTTGCAGTAGATATAATTGTTTTGCAAGTAGTGATGGTTTTGACATGCAGCAAGTTCCTTACAATTAGAATGCAAAAGAGAATATAATTATTTACCACCAACAGTTGAAATTAAAAGAAATACTAGTGTTGTGCCCACACATGCTCCAACACTAACTAACTAAAGCTTTCAACCAAGGTTCACATTTTGTACCGTATCAGAGTATTGAGCTTAGCTTGATACGGTACTGCTCGATaaagttaaaatataaaaaaagaggcGACGTCACCTCATTTCTTTTGCtcacatggggagaagaaacatcgcctcgtttcttctgctcggtttcttctccctgtGAAGCTCGCctaggcttcttctccccgcgtgGATGAGAAGTCGTCGACGATGCCGAGGCCTCATCGCttcagacgaggaggaggcgacatctcatctgcagCGTCTAGCGAGGGAGGGCGGCGATGGATTGGGATTGTCGAGGGAGAGTGGTATCggatctccaagttctccctcttctccctcggctaataccgctTGGTAACAGGCAGCGACGGTCGAAATATACCGTCATCGACTAATTTCGGGTGGTAACGAggcggaaacagccccaatcgacagtactgcccggtagcgggcggtccacgtaccgatcTGCTAGCAAACCAGTATGTATCGCCCGATATAGGCGGTATCATTCGGAATTAAAATCCTTACTTTTAACAAAAAGGAATGAATCTTTGAATTCATATTAGCTATGGAAATTGTTGTTATGAGTTCTACCTAAAATCAATTCACGTGCCATTGAACTTGAACTCACCTTTGCTTGCTAATTAACTTGAGCTATCTATTAAAGAATTGTAGGAGAGAAACATGAAGGTTCAAGATGAATTTGTACAAAGGGGCTTATAAGGAATTGATGAGAGTCAATTAAAATAATCTTACTCGTTGAAAATGACATAAGTGTGGATGTGTTACACAAAGTGGAGACACTGATGTAGGACCATTCATATTGCAAGATGCCTTATACTATTGTTGAAGGCTAGGCTAATATGTGCTGTATTTTCCAGGAATGCTTGGGGTATAGGAGAAAAGCTTGAGTGAAATCTCTTAAGGAACTCCTGATTGTGTCAAGTGCCACTTTTGGTTTGCAAATGGCAAATCAAAGGCTAAGGGTTAAACCACTTTGACTGGATTGTTTTAATCTTCTTTAAGTCAACAATGTTTGTTGGGTCAAACATTTAATGCTTCTTAAATCCTAAACCAAAAGTTATAAATATGGAAATAGTAGTTTGGATGGATTTATATGTATGCAAGCCCACCTCAGTAGTGGTGCTCATATAGAATATTGTTTTTCGAACCTGCTGTATATATCATGATCAAGAAATAGAATCATGTTTGGCCGCATGTGATTAATGTGAACAATGTTAATTTTTTGTTTGTATAGAGAGTAGTAAACATATTTTCGTATAAGATATTCACTCATTTTTTGGTTTCTCACCAGCCTTTTTTGTCTTACAGAAGCTGTTGGCTATGGAGATCCCCTTGTTGCCGTCTTGCCTTCATTCCACGGGGTAAAGTGAGTCAATCTTCATTCCCTCCGTGCTCCTGGATTTGCGGAGAAGCTCTCCCATGTTGATGATTGCTGGGGAAATCCATCTGATTTGGCTTTTAATCTTTGAACTGTCATGGCGAACCAAAAATTCCCTCTTTTTATGCGCCCAAGTCGTTTACAATTTTCAGTAAATGATATCAACACGAACTTAGATCATGTGCCGAATTCTTTAGCTTTCCTTGGTCAGAGTTGAAgcttaaaatcacaagtaagcgaAAAACTCTTGAAGCTATTCTGTTCATGAATGAAAACCTCATTG comes from the Musa acuminata AAA Group cultivar baxijiao chromosome BXJ2-8, Cavendish_Baxijiao_AAA, whole genome shotgun sequence genome and includes:
- the LOC103995580 gene encoding uncharacterized protein LOC103995580 codes for the protein MALPSFLGAPRTIFHGHSSVEKPVPILVSSTVSKSLLQRVPEECQRSISSMVLPKHSLHVKASQNTSALTTNADTDQKNSITSTFPNGCQTLIEEVCDLTDIAELKMKVGDFEMFLKRDVGISNAPNSVSAPIESPITAPPIPSKPMVEAVPSSPPVLEQKSPATASSPFTYVSAAKTSKLAALEASGLNAYALVSSSTVGSFQSGRSLKGERQPPICKEGDIIKEGQIIGFLDQFGNELPIRSDVAGEVIKILCENGEAVGYGDPLVAVLPSFHGVK